One genomic window of Macaca mulatta isolate MMU2019108-1 chromosome 8, T2T-MMU8v2.0, whole genome shotgun sequence includes the following:
- the REEP4 gene encoding receptor expression-enhancing protein 4 isoform X2, protein MVSWMICRLVVLVFGMLCPAYASYKAVKTKNIREYVRWMMYWIVFALFMAAEIVTDIFISWFPFYYEIKMAFVLWLLSPYTKGASLLYRKFVHPSLSRHEKEIDAYIVQAKERSYETVLTFGKRGLNIAASAAVQAATKSQGALAGRLRSFSMQDLRSIPDVPAPAYQDPLYLEDQVSHRRPPIGHLALPEGSDEEKDCALRHGQLGSAASGPFLPRALQGSRAIWSDLWQHIWPAPTAWAPPS, encoded by the exons ATGGTGTCCTGGATGATCTGTCGCCTGGTGGT GCTGGTGTTTGGGATGCTGTGTCCAGCTTATGCTTCCTATAAGGCTGTGAAGACCAAGAACATTCGTGAATAT GTGCGGTGGATGATGTACTGGATTGTTTTTGCACTCTTCATGGCTGCAGAGATCGTTACAGACATTTTTATCTCCTG GTTCCCTTTCTACTATGAGATCAAGATGGCCTTTGTGCTGTGGCTGCTCTCACCCTACACCAAAGGCGCCAGCCTGCTTTACCGCAAGTTTGTCCACCCGTCCCTGTCCCGCCATGAGAAG GAGATCGACGCGTACATCGTGCAGGCCAAGGAGCGCAGCTACGAGACCGTGCTCACCTTCGGGAAGCGGGGCCTCAACATTGCCGCCTCGGCTGCTGTGCAGGCTGCCACCAAG AGTCAGGGGGCGCTGGCCGGCAGGCTGCGGAGCTTCTCCATGCAGGACCTGCGCTCCATCCCTGACGTGCCTGCCCCTGCCTACCAGGACCCCCTCTACCTGGAGGACCAGGTGTCCCACCGGAGGCCACCCATTG gGCACCTCGCGCTCCCTGAAGGTTCGGACGAGGAAAAAGACTGTGCCCTCAGACATGGACAGCTAGGGTCTGCCGCATCTGGCCCCTTCTTACCTCGTGCCCTGCAGGGCTCCAGGGCTATTTGGAGCGACCTTTGGCAGCACATCTGGCCTGCACCAACTGCCTGGGCCCCGCCCTCCTGA
- the REEP4 gene encoding receptor expression-enhancing protein 4 isoform X1, whose translation MVSWMICRLVVLVFGMLCPAYASYKAVKTKNIREYVRWMMYWIVFALFMAAEIVTDIFISWFPFYYEIKMAFVLWLLSPYTKGASLLYRKFVHPSLSRHEKEIDAYIVQAKERSYETVLTFGKRGLNIAASAAVQAATKGALAGRLRSFSMQDLRSIPDVPAPAYQDPLYLEDQVSHRRPPIGYQARGLQDSDTEDECWSDTEAVPRAPARPREKPLIRSQSLRVVKRKPPVREGTSRSLKVRTRKKTVPSDMDS comes from the exons ATGGTGTCCTGGATGATCTGTCGCCTGGTGGT GCTGGTGTTTGGGATGCTGTGTCCAGCTTATGCTTCCTATAAGGCTGTGAAGACCAAGAACATTCGTGAATAT GTGCGGTGGATGATGTACTGGATTGTTTTTGCACTCTTCATGGCTGCAGAGATCGTTACAGACATTTTTATCTCCTG GTTCCCTTTCTACTATGAGATCAAGATGGCCTTTGTGCTGTGGCTGCTCTCACCCTACACCAAAGGCGCCAGCCTGCTTTACCGCAAGTTTGTCCACCCGTCCCTGTCCCGCCATGAGAAG GAGATCGACGCGTACATCGTGCAGGCCAAGGAGCGCAGCTACGAGACCGTGCTCACCTTCGGGAAGCGGGGCCTCAACATTGCCGCCTCGGCTGCTGTGCAGGCTGCCACCAAG GGGGCGCTGGCCGGCAGGCTGCGGAGCTTCTCCATGCAGGACCTGCGCTCCATCCCTGACGTGCCTGCCCCTGCCTACCAGGACCCCCTCTACCTGGAGGACCAGGTGTCCCACCGGAGGCCACCCATTG GGTACCAGGCTAGGGGCCTGCAGGACAGCGACACCGAGGATGAGTGTTGGTCGGATACTGAGGCAGTCCCCCGGGCGCCAGCCCGGCCCCGAGAGAAGCCGCTAATCCGTAGCCAGAGCCTGCGTGTGGTCAAGAGGAAGCCACCAGTGCGGGAG gGCACCTCGCGCTCCCTGAAGGTTCGGACGAGGAAAAAGACTGTGCCCTCAGACATGGACAGCTAG
- the REEP4 gene encoding receptor expression-enhancing protein 4 precursor: MVSWMICRLVVLVFGMLCPAYASYKAVKTKNIREYVRWMMYWIVFALFMAAEIVTDIFISWFPFYYEIKMAFVLWLLSPYTKGASLLYRKFVHPSLSRHEKEIDAYIVQAKERSYETVLTFGKRGLNIAASAAVQAATKSQGALAGRLRSFSMQDLRSIPDVPAPAYQDPLYLEDQVSHRRPPIGYQARGLQDSDTEDECWSDTEAVPRAPARPREKPLIRSQSLRVVKRKPPVREGTSRSLKVRTRKKTVPSDMDS; the protein is encoded by the exons ATGGTGTCCTGGATGATCTGTCGCCTGGTGGT GCTGGTGTTTGGGATGCTGTGTCCAGCTTATGCTTCCTATAAGGCTGTGAAGACCAAGAACATTCGTGAATAT GTGCGGTGGATGATGTACTGGATTGTTTTTGCACTCTTCATGGCTGCAGAGATCGTTACAGACATTTTTATCTCCTG GTTCCCTTTCTACTATGAGATCAAGATGGCCTTTGTGCTGTGGCTGCTCTCACCCTACACCAAAGGCGCCAGCCTGCTTTACCGCAAGTTTGTCCACCCGTCCCTGTCCCGCCATGAGAAG GAGATCGACGCGTACATCGTGCAGGCCAAGGAGCGCAGCTACGAGACCGTGCTCACCTTCGGGAAGCGGGGCCTCAACATTGCCGCCTCGGCTGCTGTGCAGGCTGCCACCAAG AGTCAGGGGGCGCTGGCCGGCAGGCTGCGGAGCTTCTCCATGCAGGACCTGCGCTCCATCCCTGACGTGCCTGCCCCTGCCTACCAGGACCCCCTCTACCTGGAGGACCAGGTGTCCCACCGGAGGCCACCCATTG GGTACCAGGCTAGGGGCCTGCAGGACAGCGACACCGAGGATGAGTGTTGGTCGGATACTGAGGCAGTCCCCCGGGCGCCAGCCCGGCCCCGAGAGAAGCCGCTAATCCGTAGCCAGAGCCTGCGTGTGGTCAAGAGGAAGCCACCAGTGCGGGAG gGCACCTCGCGCTCCCTGAAGGTTCGGACGAGGAAAAAGACTGTGCCCTCAGACATGGACAGCTAG
- the LGI3 gene encoding leucine-rich repeat LGI family member 3 isoform X1, whose product MAGLRARRGPAPGLLALSALGFCLMLQVSAKRLPKTPPCPPSCSCTRDTAFCVDSKAVPRNLPSEVISLTLVNAAFSEIHDGAFSHLPLLQFLLLNSNKFTLIGDNAFTGLSHLQYLSLANNNLQTLPRDIFRPLDILNDLDLRGNSLNCDCKVKWLVEWLAHTNTTVAPIYCASPPRFQEHKVQDLPLREFDCITTDFVLYQTLSFPAVSAEPFLYSSDLYLALAQPGVSACTILKWDYVERQLRDYDRIPAPSAVHCKPMVVDSQLYVVVAQLFGGSYIYHWDPNTTRFTKLQDIDPQRVRKPNDLEAFRIDGDWYFAVADSSKAGATSLYRWHQNGFYSHQALHPWHRDTDLEFVDGEGKPRLIVSSSSQAPVIYQWSRTQKQFVAQGEVTQVPDAQAVKHFRAGRDSYLCLSRYIGDSKILRWEGTRFSEVQALPSRGSLALQPFLVGGRRYLALGSDFSFTQIYQWDEGRQKFVRFQELAVQAPRAFCYMPAGDAQLLLAPSFKGQTLVYRHVVVDLSA is encoded by the exons ATGGCGGGGCTGCGGGCCAGGCGGGGCCCGGCGCCGGGGCTGCTGGCGCTCTCCGCGCTTGGCTTCTGCCTCATGCTGCAGGTCAGCGCTAAGAGGCTCCCCAAGACGCCCCCCTGCCCGCCCAGCTGCTCCTGCACCAGGGACACCGCCTTCTGCGTGGATTCAAAGGCAGTGCCCAGGAACCTGCCCTCGGAGGTCATCTCCCT GACCCTGGTGAATGCCGCCTTCTCAGAGATCCACGATGGAGCGTTCTCCCACCTCCCGCTGCTGCAGTTCTT GTTGCTCAACTCCAACAAGTTTACACTGATTGGAGACAACGCCTTCACAGGACTGTCGCACCTGCAGTATCT CTCGCTGGCCAACAATAACCTGCAGACACTGCCCAGAGACATATTTCGGCCCCTGGACATCCTGAATGACTT GGACCTGCGGGGCAACTCACTCAACTGCGACTGCAAGGTGAAGTGGTTGGTGGAGTGGCTGGCACACACCAACACCACGGTGGCGCCCATCTACTGCGCCAGCCCTCCCCGCTTCCAGGAGCACAAGGTGCAGGACCTGCCGCTGCGGGAGTTCGACTGCATCACTACGG ATTTTGTGCTGTACCAGACCCTGTCCTTCCCAGCAGTGTCGGCTGAGCCCTTTCTCTACTCCAGTGACCTCTATTTGGCTCTGGCCCAGCCAGGTGTCAGTGCCTGCACCATCCTGAAGTGGGACTATGTTGAGCGGCAGCTTCGAGACTATGACAGAATCCCAG CCCCCTCTGCAGTGCACTGCAAGCCGATGGTGGTGGACAGCCAGCTGTATGTGGTCGTGGCCCAGCTGTTTGGTGGCTCTTACATTTACCACTGGGATCCCAACACCACGCGCTTCACAAAGCTGCAGGATATCGACCCACAGCGCGTGCGCAAGCCTAATGACCTAGAAGCCTTCCGCATCGACGGCGACTGGTACTTTGCCGTGGCCGACAGCTCCAAGGCGGGCGCCACCAGCCTCTACCGCTGGCACCAGAATGGCTTCTACTCCCACCAGGCGCTGCACCCCTGGCACCGCGACACCGACCTGGAGTTTGTGGATGGCGAGGGCAAGCCACGGCTGATTGTGTCCAGCAGCTCCCAGGCACCGGTCATCTATCAGTGGAGTCGCACACAGAAGCAGTTTGTGGCCCAGGGTGAGGTGACTCAGGTGCCTGATGCCCAAGCTGTGAAACACTTTCGTGCCGGCCGCGACAGTTACCTGTGCCTCAGCCGTTACATTGGTGACTCCAAGATCCTGCGCTGGGAGGGTACCCGCTTCTCGGAGGTGCAGGCCCTGCCCTCCCGGGGTTCGCTGGCCCTGCAGCCCTTCCTTGTGGGTGGCCGCCGCTACCTGGCGCTGGGCAGCGATTTCTCCTTCACCCAGATCTACCAGTGGGATGAAGGACGACAGAAGTTTGTACGGTTCCAGGAACTGGCTGTGCAGGCTCCTCGGGCCTTCTGCTACATGCCTGCTGGGGATGCCCAGCTACTCCTGGCCCCCAGTTTCAAGGGACAGACGCTGGTTTATAGACACGTTGTGGTGGATCTCAGTGCCTAG
- the LGI3 gene encoding leucine-rich repeat LGI family member 3 precursor, whose product MAGLRARRGPAPGLLALSALGFCLMLQVSAKRLPKTPPCPPSCSCTRDTAFCVDSKAVPRNLPSEVISLTLVNAAFSEIHDGAFSHLPLLQFLLLNSNKFTLIGDNAFTGLSHLQYLFIENNDIWTLSKFTFRGLKSLTHLSLANNNLQTLPRDIFRPLDILNDLDLRGNSLNCDCKVKWLVEWLAHTNTTVAPIYCASPPRFQEHKVQDLPLREFDCITTDFVLYQTLSFPAVSAEPFLYSSDLYLALAQPGVSACTILKWDYVERQLRDYDRIPAPSAVHCKPMVVDSQLYVVVAQLFGGSYIYHWDPNTTRFTKLQDIDPQRVRKPNDLEAFRIDGDWYFAVADSSKAGATSLYRWHQNGFYSHQALHPWHRDTDLEFVDGEGKPRLIVSSSSQAPVIYQWSRTQKQFVAQGEVTQVPDAQAVKHFRAGRDSYLCLSRYIGDSKILRWEGTRFSEVQALPSRGSLALQPFLVGGRRYLALGSDFSFTQIYQWDEGRQKFVRFQELAVQAPRAFCYMPAGDAQLLLAPSFKGQTLVYRHVVVDLSA is encoded by the exons ATGGCGGGGCTGCGGGCCAGGCGGGGCCCGGCGCCGGGGCTGCTGGCGCTCTCCGCGCTTGGCTTCTGCCTCATGCTGCAGGTCAGCGCTAAGAGGCTCCCCAAGACGCCCCCCTGCCCGCCCAGCTGCTCCTGCACCAGGGACACCGCCTTCTGCGTGGATTCAAAGGCAGTGCCCAGGAACCTGCCCTCGGAGGTCATCTCCCT GACCCTGGTGAATGCCGCCTTCTCAGAGATCCACGATGGAGCGTTCTCCCACCTCCCGCTGCTGCAGTTCTT GTTGCTCAACTCCAACAAGTTTACACTGATTGGAGACAACGCCTTCACAGGACTGTCGCACCTGCAGTATCT CTTCATTGAGAACAATGACATCTGGACATTATCCAAGTTCACCTTCCGAGGACTCAAGTCCTTGACTCACCT CTCGCTGGCCAACAATAACCTGCAGACACTGCCCAGAGACATATTTCGGCCCCTGGACATCCTGAATGACTT GGACCTGCGGGGCAACTCACTCAACTGCGACTGCAAGGTGAAGTGGTTGGTGGAGTGGCTGGCACACACCAACACCACGGTGGCGCCCATCTACTGCGCCAGCCCTCCCCGCTTCCAGGAGCACAAGGTGCAGGACCTGCCGCTGCGGGAGTTCGACTGCATCACTACGG ATTTTGTGCTGTACCAGACCCTGTCCTTCCCAGCAGTGTCGGCTGAGCCCTTTCTCTACTCCAGTGACCTCTATTTGGCTCTGGCCCAGCCAGGTGTCAGTGCCTGCACCATCCTGAAGTGGGACTATGTTGAGCGGCAGCTTCGAGACTATGACAGAATCCCAG CCCCCTCTGCAGTGCACTGCAAGCCGATGGTGGTGGACAGCCAGCTGTATGTGGTCGTGGCCCAGCTGTTTGGTGGCTCTTACATTTACCACTGGGATCCCAACACCACGCGCTTCACAAAGCTGCAGGATATCGACCCACAGCGCGTGCGCAAGCCTAATGACCTAGAAGCCTTCCGCATCGACGGCGACTGGTACTTTGCCGTGGCCGACAGCTCCAAGGCGGGCGCCACCAGCCTCTACCGCTGGCACCAGAATGGCTTCTACTCCCACCAGGCGCTGCACCCCTGGCACCGCGACACCGACCTGGAGTTTGTGGATGGCGAGGGCAAGCCACGGCTGATTGTGTCCAGCAGCTCCCAGGCACCGGTCATCTATCAGTGGAGTCGCACACAGAAGCAGTTTGTGGCCCAGGGTGAGGTGACTCAGGTGCCTGATGCCCAAGCTGTGAAACACTTTCGTGCCGGCCGCGACAGTTACCTGTGCCTCAGCCGTTACATTGGTGACTCCAAGATCCTGCGCTGGGAGGGTACCCGCTTCTCGGAGGTGCAGGCCCTGCCCTCCCGGGGTTCGCTGGCCCTGCAGCCCTTCCTTGTGGGTGGCCGCCGCTACCTGGCGCTGGGCAGCGATTTCTCCTTCACCCAGATCTACCAGTGGGATGAAGGACGACAGAAGTTTGTACGGTTCCAGGAACTGGCTGTGCAGGCTCCTCGGGCCTTCTGCTACATGCCTGCTGGGGATGCCCAGCTACTCCTGGCCCCCAGTTTCAAGGGACAGACGCTGGTTTATAGACACGTTGTGGTGGATCTCAGTGCCTAG
- the SFTPC gene encoding surfactant protein C isoform X1, with protein MPAVLGSPAGWLPTWLRPSTYPGHTWESRRGQHSTCSKMDVGSKEVLMESPPDYSAAPRGRFGIPCCPVHLKRLLIVVVVVVLVVVVIVGALLMGLHMSQKHTEMVLEMSIGAPEAQQHLARSGHLGTTATFSVGSTGLVVYDYQRLLIAYKPAPGTWCYIMKTAPESIPSLEALTRKVQNFQAKPAVPTSKLDQVEGRDAGSAPSRGDLAFLGMAVSTLCGEVPLYYI; from the exons ATGCCTGCAGTGCTTGGCTCTCCCGCTGGCTGGCTGCCCACCTGGCTCAGGCCCAGTACGT ACCCTGGTCACACCTGGGAGAGCAGGAGAGGACAGCACAGCACTTGCAGCAAGATGGATGTGGGCAGCAAAGAGGTCCTGATGGAGAGCCCGCCG GACTACTCCGCGGCTCCCCGGGGCCGATTTGGCATCCCCTGCTGCCCGGTGCACCTGAAACGCCTTCTcatcgtggtggtggtggtggtcctTGTCGTTGTGGTGATTGTGGGAGCCCTGCTCATGGGTCTCCACATGAGCCAGAAACACACGGAGATG GTTCTGGAGATGAGCATCGGGGCTCCGGAAGCCCAGCAACACCTGGCCCGGAGTGGGCACCTGGGTACCACTGCCACCTTCTCTGTTGGCTCCACTGGCCTCGTGGTGTATGACTACCAGCGG CTCCTGATCGCCTACAAGCCAGCCCCTGGCACCTGGTGCTACATCATGAAGACAGCTCCGGAGAGCATCCCCAGTCTTGAGGCGCTCACTAGAAAAGTCCAGAACttccag GCCAAGCCCGCAGTGCCTACCTCTAAGCTGGACCAGGTGGAGGGGCGAGATGCAGGCTCAGCACCCTCCAGAGGGGACCTGGCCTTCCTGGGCATGGCCGTGAGCACCCTGTGTGGCGAGGTGCCGCTCTACTACATCTAG
- the SFTPC gene encoding surfactant protein C isoform X3, with amino-acid sequence MDVGSKEVLMESPPDYSAAPRGRFGIPCCPVHLKRLLIVVVVVVLVVVVIVGALLMGLHMSQKHTEMVLEMSIGAPEAQQHLARSGHLGTTATFSVGSTGLVVYDYQRLLIAYKPAPGTWCYIMKTAPESIPSLEALTRKVQNFQVCVWVKGVGYFKWNALRRPSPQCLPLSWTRWRGEMQAQHPPEGTWPSWAWP; translated from the exons ATGGATGTGGGCAGCAAAGAGGTCCTGATGGAGAGCCCGCCG GACTACTCCGCGGCTCCCCGGGGCCGATTTGGCATCCCCTGCTGCCCGGTGCACCTGAAACGCCTTCTcatcgtggtggtggtggtggtcctTGTCGTTGTGGTGATTGTGGGAGCCCTGCTCATGGGTCTCCACATGAGCCAGAAACACACGGAGATG GTTCTGGAGATGAGCATCGGGGCTCCGGAAGCCCAGCAACACCTGGCCCGGAGTGGGCACCTGGGTACCACTGCCACCTTCTCTGTTGGCTCCACTGGCCTCGTGGTGTATGACTACCAGCGG CTCCTGATCGCCTACAAGCCAGCCCCTGGCACCTGGTGCTACATCATGAAGACAGCTCCGGAGAGCATCCCCAGTCTTGAGGCGCTCACTAGAAAAGTCCAGAACttccaggtgtgtgtgtgggtgaaaGGAGTGGGCT ATTTCAAATGGAATGCTCTCCGCAGGCCAAGCCCGCAGTGCCTACCTCTAAGCTGGACCAGGTGGAGGGGCGAGATGCAGGCTCAGCACCCTCCAGAGGGGACCTGGCCTTCCTGGGCATGGCCGTGA
- the SFTPC gene encoding surfactant protein C isoform X2: MDVGSKEVLMESPPDYSAAPRGRFGIPCCPVHLKRLLIVVVVVVLVVVVIVGALLMGLHMSQKHTEMVLEMSIGAPEAQQHLARSGHLGTTATFSVGSTGLVVYDYQRLLIAYKPAPGTWCYIMKTAPESIPSLEALTRKVQNFQVFQMECSPQAKPAVPTSKLDQVEGRDAGSAPSRGDLAFLGMAVSTLCGEVPLYYI; this comes from the exons ATGGATGTGGGCAGCAAAGAGGTCCTGATGGAGAGCCCGCCG GACTACTCCGCGGCTCCCCGGGGCCGATTTGGCATCCCCTGCTGCCCGGTGCACCTGAAACGCCTTCTcatcgtggtggtggtggtggtcctTGTCGTTGTGGTGATTGTGGGAGCCCTGCTCATGGGTCTCCACATGAGCCAGAAACACACGGAGATG GTTCTGGAGATGAGCATCGGGGCTCCGGAAGCCCAGCAACACCTGGCCCGGAGTGGGCACCTGGGTACCACTGCCACCTTCTCTGTTGGCTCCACTGGCCTCGTGGTGTATGACTACCAGCGG CTCCTGATCGCCTACAAGCCAGCCCCTGGCACCTGGTGCTACATCATGAAGACAGCTCCGGAGAGCATCCCCAGTCTTGAGGCGCTCACTAGAAAAGTCCAGAACttccaggt ATTTCAAATGGAATGCTCTCCGCAGGCCAAGCCCGCAGTGCCTACCTCTAAGCTGGACCAGGTGGAGGGGCGAGATGCAGGCTCAGCACCCTCCAGAGGGGACCTGGCCTTCCTGGGCATGGCCGTGAGCACCCTGTGTGGCGAGGTGCCGCTCTACTACATCTAG
- the SFTPC gene encoding surfactant protein C precursor (The RefSeq protein has 2 substitutions compared to this genomic sequence), with product MDVGSKEVLMESPPDYSAAPRGRFGIPCCPVHLKRLLIVVVVVVLVVVVIVGALLMGLHMSQKHTEMVLEMSIGAPEAQQHLARSGHLVTTATFSFGSTGLVVYDYQRLLIAYKPAPGTWCYIMKTAPESIPSLEALTRKVQNFQAKPAVPTSKLDQVEGRDAGSAPSRGDLAFLGMAVSTLCGEVPLYYI from the exons ATGGATGTGGGCAGCAAAGAGGTCCTGATGGAGAGCCCGCCG GACTACTCCGCGGCTCCCCGGGGCCGATTTGGCATCCCCTGCTGCCCGGTGCACCTGAAACGCCTTCTcatcgtggtggtggtggtggtcctTGTCGTTGTGGTGATTGTGGGAGCCCTGCTCATGGGTCTCCACATGAGCCAGAAACACACGGAGATG GTTCTGGAGATGAGCATCGGGGCTCCGGAAGCCCAGCAACACCTGGCCCGGAGTGGGCACCTGGGTACCACTGCCACCTTCTCTGTTGGCTCCACTGGCCTCGTGGTGTATGACTACCAGCGG CTCCTGATCGCCTACAAGCCAGCCCCTGGCACCTGGTGCTACATCATGAAGACAGCTCCGGAGAGCATCCCCAGTCTTGAGGCGCTCACTAGAAAAGTCCAGAACttccag GCCAAGCCCGCAGTGCCTACCTCTAAGCTGGACCAGGTGGAGGGGCGAGATGCAGGCTCAGCACCCTCCAGAGGGGACCTGGCCTTCCTGGGCATGGCCGTGAGCACCCTGTGTGGCGAGGTGCCGCTCTACTACATCTAG
- the SFTPC gene encoding surfactant protein C isoform X4, with amino-acid sequence MDVGSKEVLMESPPDYSAAPRGRFGIPCCPVHLKRLLIVVVVVVLVVVVIVGALLMGLHMSQKHTEMVLEMSIGAPEAQQHLARSGHLGTTATFSVGSTGLVVYDYQRLLIAYKPAPGTWCYIMKTAPESIPSLEALTRKVQNFQAKPAVPTSKLDQVEGRDAGSAPSRGDLAFLGMAVSTLCGEVPLYYI; translated from the exons ATGGATGTGGGCAGCAAAGAGGTCCTGATGGAGAGCCCGCCG GACTACTCCGCGGCTCCCCGGGGCCGATTTGGCATCCCCTGCTGCCCGGTGCACCTGAAACGCCTTCTcatcgtggtggtggtggtggtcctTGTCGTTGTGGTGATTGTGGGAGCCCTGCTCATGGGTCTCCACATGAGCCAGAAACACACGGAGATG GTTCTGGAGATGAGCATCGGGGCTCCGGAAGCCCAGCAACACCTGGCCCGGAGTGGGCACCTGGGTACCACTGCCACCTTCTCTGTTGGCTCCACTGGCCTCGTGGTGTATGACTACCAGCGG CTCCTGATCGCCTACAAGCCAGCCCCTGGCACCTGGTGCTACATCATGAAGACAGCTCCGGAGAGCATCCCCAGTCTTGAGGCGCTCACTAGAAAAGTCCAGAACttccag GCCAAGCCCGCAGTGCCTACCTCTAAGCTGGACCAGGTGGAGGGGCGAGATGCAGGCTCAGCACCCTCCAGAGGGGACCTGGCCTTCCTGGGCATGGCCGTGAGCACCCTGTGTGGCGAGGTGCCGCTCTACTACATCTAG